One stretch of Paenibacillus sp. AN1007 DNA includes these proteins:
- the bshC gene encoding bacillithiol biosynthesis cysteine-adding enzyme BshC: MNGITEALRSGSQLAEDYICTKDAARSLYEYDIRWENGLHARAAWLKQSEHTRVDRQELTEYLRIYNKRVNDHDKVHASITRLVEEDALVVTGGQQSGLFTGPLFVIYKAASVVAAAREAEQQLKRAVIPVFWIAGEDHDWDEVNHTYLPDSKGNIQKVKLQGHFTGRESVSHVQVKWEQWETALEQIEQLLPDTIHKPGLMRQIKEIHHYSSNLSDAFARMISALFANTGLVLMDAADPELRKLEKPVFERLIRENDSLRTAYLHGASLVERAGYAMPAEVAEDGANLFYLHEGTRLLLTLKDNLYQDRKGLVSFTEERLLQELQDHPERFSNNVLTRPLMQDSLLPVAAVILGHGEIAYWGLTREAFRTFGLQMPILLPRLSFTILEEVHHKHMKQYGLSFQDVQHQLEERKEQWLAQQETFQVDEEFKQIREQFTDLYRPLLDQVAAVHPGLSRIGETNLEKINEQIQYLERQTRKAIEDKHQVSLTHWNGIQNALFPMGKPQERVHNALFYLNRYGTDWIEELIKSSAAFQGQHKVITV, encoded by the coding sequence ATGAATGGGATTACTGAGGCGCTCCGCAGCGGATCACAGCTTGCAGAGGATTACATCTGTACGAAAGATGCTGCGCGAAGCCTTTATGAATATGATATTCGCTGGGAAAATGGCCTCCACGCGCGTGCTGCATGGCTGAAGCAATCGGAGCATACACGTGTTGACCGTCAAGAACTAACGGAATATCTGCGTATATATAATAAGCGAGTTAACGATCATGACAAGGTTCATGCTTCGATAACCCGCCTGGTTGAAGAGGATGCACTGGTGGTTACTGGTGGACAACAGAGCGGCTTGTTTACCGGGCCGTTGTTCGTGATTTACAAGGCGGCAAGTGTCGTTGCCGCTGCACGTGAAGCTGAACAACAGTTGAAACGTGCGGTTATTCCTGTCTTTTGGATTGCCGGTGAAGACCATGACTGGGATGAGGTTAATCATACGTATCTGCCTGATTCGAAGGGGAATATCCAGAAAGTCAAACTGCAGGGGCACTTCACTGGAAGAGAATCTGTAAGTCATGTACAGGTGAAATGGGAACAGTGGGAGACGGCTTTGGAGCAAATAGAACAATTGCTGCCCGACACAATTCACAAGCCGGGTTTGATGAGACAGATCAAGGAAATTCATCATTACAGCTCTAATCTGAGTGATGCGTTTGCGCGAATGATCTCTGCTTTATTTGCAAACACAGGGCTGGTTCTTATGGATGCTGCTGATCCGGAATTGCGCAAATTAGAGAAACCTGTGTTCGAGCGTTTGATTCGGGAAAATGATTCGCTGCGAACAGCTTATCTGCATGGAGCGTCACTTGTGGAACGGGCAGGTTATGCTATGCCGGCTGAAGTAGCCGAAGATGGAGCTAATCTCTTTTATCTTCATGAAGGGACCCGCTTGCTGTTAACGCTGAAAGATAATTTGTACCAGGATCGCAAAGGGCTTGTATCGTTTACGGAAGAGCGGCTGTTACAAGAGCTGCAGGATCACCCTGAACGTTTTAGCAATAATGTGCTCACACGCCCATTGATGCAGGATTCGCTGCTGCCAGTTGCGGCTGTTATTTTAGGTCATGGAGAAATTGCATATTGGGGCCTCACACGTGAAGCATTCCGAACATTTGGGCTGCAAATGCCGATATTACTGCCGCGCCTATCCTTCACGATACTGGAGGAAGTGCATCACAAACATATGAAGCAGTACGGACTTTCTTTCCAGGATGTGCAGCATCAACTGGAAGAAAGGAAGGAACAGTGGCTGGCACAGCAGGAAACGTTCCAGGTCGATGAGGAGTTCAAACAAATTCGTGAGCAGTTTACGGACTTGTACCGTCCGCTGCTGGACCAGGTTGCTGCAGTGCATCCCGGGCTGAGCCGGATCGGTGAAACCAACCTGGAAAAAATAAATGAACAAATTCAATATCTGGAGCGGCAGACTCGCAAAGCTATCGAAGATAAACATCAAGTGAGCTTAACGCATTGGAACGGTATCCAGAACGCTCTGTTCCCCATGGGCAAACCGCAGGAACGAGTACATAATGCACTCTTTTACCTGAATCGTTATGGAACCGACTGGATTGAGGAATTGATTAAGTCATCAGCTGCATTCCAGGGACAACACAAAGTCATTACAGTGTAA
- a CDS encoding RsfA family transcriptional regulator, which translates to MTAVRQDAWSTEDDLILAEVTLRHIREGSTQLAAFEEVGEKIGRTSAACGFRWNSCVRKKYESAISNAKAQRQKRSYLRKQPAMLGPQVAALAAMDTEEGVYKADGVSDESLSMDAVIRFLRQWKGTVQESSRQLKMLEKELREKEDELLELRCENDRLSKEVNEVQTDYRVVNDDYKALIQIMDRARRLAFLSEEEEEQKTRFKMDANGNLERIE; encoded by the coding sequence ATGACTGCAGTGAGACAGGATGCTTGGAGCACAGAGGACGATTTGATTTTAGCAGAGGTTACATTGCGTCATATCAGGGAAGGAAGCACGCAGCTGGCAGCGTTTGAAGAAGTGGGCGAAAAAATAGGCAGAACTTCTGCCGCATGCGGTTTCCGCTGGAACAGCTGTGTTCGTAAAAAGTATGAGTCGGCGATCAGCAACGCCAAAGCTCAAAGACAAAAACGGAGTTATCTCAGAAAACAACCGGCGATGCTTGGCCCACAAGTTGCCGCACTGGCTGCAATGGATACCGAAGAAGGGGTTTACAAGGCAGATGGCGTATCCGATGAATCGTTATCCATGGATGCGGTGATCCGTTTTCTGCGTCAGTGGAAAGGGACTGTACAGGAGAGCAGCAGACAGCTAAAAATGCTGGAGAAAGAACTCCGGGAAAAAGAAGATGAACTGCTGGAACTGCGCTGTGAAAACGACCGCCTCTCCAAGGAAGTGAATGAGGTGCAGACGGATTATCGTGTGGTTAATGATGATTACAAAGCATTGATCCAGATCATGGATCGGGCACGCAGGCTTGCCTTTCTATCGGAAGAGGAAGAAGAACAGAAGACCAGGTTCAAAATGGATGCTAACGGAAATTTGGAACGGATTGAATAG
- a CDS encoding ABC transporter permease — translation MSGTNNNNNGTANTDLNSQAAVKPKESISLFRDAMYRLATNKAAMISLGVLVLVVLFALIGPTSLFTKYNYYSNDLLNANAAPSAEHWFGTDDLGRDVWVRTWVGARVSLTVGLAAALIDLVIGVIYGAIMGYYGGRVDGIMNKFSEILYSLPYMLVVILLLVVLEPSLTTIIIALTITGWISMSWIVRGEIMQLKNRDFILAARSMGASTGRQLFRHLLPNAVGPIIVTLTLSIPNAIFAEAFLSFLGLGVSAPRSSLGSMINDALTGWTLYPWRMWFPAGLMVITMLAFNLLGDGLRDALDPKLRK, via the coding sequence TTGTCTGGCACGAATAATAACAATAATGGAACGGCGAACACTGACCTGAACAGTCAGGCAGCGGTAAAGCCGAAAGAAAGTATATCCCTTTTTAGAGACGCGATGTACAGACTGGCAACCAACAAAGCTGCGATGATTAGTCTCGGTGTTCTGGTGCTTGTTGTACTCTTTGCTTTGATTGGTCCAACTTCTTTATTTACAAAATATAATTATTATTCCAATGATCTGCTTAATGCGAACGCTGCGCCAAGTGCGGAACACTGGTTTGGTACGGACGACTTGGGTCGTGATGTATGGGTAAGAACATGGGTCGGCGCTCGTGTATCCTTGACGGTAGGTCTGGCTGCTGCATTGATTGACCTTGTAATCGGGGTTATCTATGGTGCGATCATGGGTTACTATGGTGGACGAGTTGACGGAATCATGAACAAGTTCTCCGAGATTTTGTACTCCCTGCCTTACATGCTCGTTGTTATCCTGCTTCTGGTTGTTCTGGAACCAAGTCTTACAACGATTATTATTGCACTCACCATTACAGGCTGGATCAGCATGTCCTGGATTGTACGTGGTGAGATTATGCAGCTCAAAAATAGAGACTTTATTCTTGCCGCTCGTTCGATGGGTGCAAGTACTGGACGTCAGCTGTTCCGTCACCTGCTGCCAAATGCAGTCGGCCCGATCATCGTTACGCTGACGTTGTCCATTCCAAATGCGATCTTTGCTGAAGCATTCCTGAGCTTCCTTGGCTTGGGTGTGTCTGCACCGAGATCTTCCCTTGGATCAATGATCAACGATGCACTCACAGGCTGGACACTGTATCCTTGGCGGATGTGGTTCCCTGCTGGTTTGATGGTTATTACAATGCTTGCATTTAATTTGCTCGGTGATGGACTGCGCGACGCACTTGATCCGAAATTACGTAAATAG
- a CDS encoding peptide ABC transporter substrate-binding protein — protein sequence MKRKSLLVLLTLILAFGTVLAACGSKNEGTGTTTDNNSASGEKGLAKDQVLKINLSAEPPTFDPAQAKDSQTNTVLKFLYEGLVRIDENGKEAPGVATKWDISEDGLKYVFNLNPEAKWSNGDPVTAEDFVRSWERALKPETASPYAYQLYYIKGAEGFNMSKDKKFKGTKITDFSQVGVKATDEHTLEVTLENPTPYFLGLTAFYTYYPVHKSADTNDKFFADYKNMIVNGPFVMDQYAKGQKIVVKKNEGYHAASDIKLSEINMSLTNSSASELQAYKSGQLDYTGAPNGEIPSDQIPSLKAELPNEFKATGIASTYYYQFNVNEAPFNNAKIRKAFAMSIQRQLIVDKVTQGGQIPAFGFVPPGIRGEKEEFRTEHKDDYFTENVDEAKALLAEGMKEEGYTTLPAITLIYNTSDGHAKIALAIADMWKKNLGVDVKTENQEWKVFLDNRQKQNFQIARAGWSADYNDPFNFLEMWKTGNTNNDSKFSNAQYDKDLEDTVKTTDVAKRMAAFADAEKVLVQDEMGVLPIYYYTNVSLTKPYLKGVQLDFSGAIDFTRAYLEEK from the coding sequence ATGAAAAGGAAAAGTCTATTAGTCCTTTTGACGCTGATCTTGGCGTTCGGTACCGTACTTGCAGCGTGCGGATCGAAAAATGAAGGCACAGGTACCACAACAGATAACAATTCTGCAAGCGGAGAAAAAGGTCTTGCCAAAGATCAAGTTCTGAAAATTAACTTGTCAGCTGAACCTCCTACGTTTGACCCGGCTCAAGCAAAAGACAGCCAAACGAACACGGTTTTGAAATTTTTGTATGAAGGTCTGGTACGCATCGATGAAAACGGTAAAGAAGCTCCAGGTGTTGCTACAAAATGGGATATTTCTGAAGATGGTTTGAAATATGTATTCAACCTGAATCCAGAAGCGAAATGGAGCAACGGTGATCCTGTAACAGCTGAAGATTTCGTTCGTTCTTGGGAACGTGCATTGAAACCGGAAACAGCTTCTCCTTATGCATACCAATTGTACTACATCAAAGGCGCTGAAGGCTTCAACATGAGCAAAGATAAGAAGTTCAAAGGTACTAAAATTACTGATTTCTCCCAAGTGGGTGTGAAAGCAACGGACGAGCACACACTTGAAGTAACGTTGGAAAATCCAACTCCTTACTTCTTGGGTCTTACAGCATTCTATACGTACTATCCAGTACACAAGTCTGCTGATACAAATGACAAATTCTTCGCTGACTACAAAAACATGATCGTTAACGGACCATTCGTAATGGATCAATACGCTAAAGGTCAAAAAATTGTCGTGAAGAAAAATGAAGGCTACCATGCAGCTTCTGATATCAAATTGAGTGAAATTAATATGTCTCTGACAAACAGCAGTGCTTCCGAGCTGCAGGCTTACAAATCAGGACAATTGGACTACACTGGTGCACCTAACGGTGAAATCCCGTCTGACCAAATCCCTTCTTTGAAAGCTGAACTTCCAAATGAGTTCAAAGCTACTGGTATTGCAAGTACGTACTACTACCAGTTTAACGTAAATGAAGCACCATTCAATAACGCTAAAATCCGTAAAGCATTTGCAATGTCTATTCAACGTCAACTGATCGTTGATAAAGTAACACAAGGCGGACAAATTCCGGCATTCGGTTTTGTACCTCCAGGTATCCGTGGTGAAAAAGAAGAATTCCGTACAGAACATAAAGATGATTACTTCACTGAAAACGTAGACGAAGCTAAAGCATTGCTTGCTGAAGGTATGAAAGAAGAAGGTTACACTACTCTTCCTGCAATTACGTTGATCTATAACACTAGTGACGGTCACGCGAAAATTGCACTCGCTATTGCTGATATGTGGAAAAAGAACCTTGGTGTAGATGTGAAAACAGAAAACCAAGAGTGGAAAGTTTTCTTGGATAACCGTCAAAAACAAAACTTCCAAATCGCTCGTGCGGGTTGGTCTGCTGACTACAACGATCCGTTCAACTTCTTGGAAATGTGGAAAACTGGCAACACAAACAATGACTCCAAATTCAGCAATGCACAGTACGATAAAGATCTCGAAGATACTGTAAAAACAACTGATGTTGCTAAACGTATGGCTGCTTTTGCTGACGCTGAAAAAGTTCTGGTTCAAGATGAAATGGGCGTACTGCCAATTTACTACTACACGAACGTATCTTTGACTAAGCCTTACCTGAAAGGCGTACAACTTGATTTCAGTGGAGCAATTGACTTCACTCGCGCATATCTGGAAGAGAAGTAA
- a CDS encoding adenosylhomocysteinase: MTTSALQNSIVQDMGLASEGHLKIDWVEAHMPVLNRIRRQFEQDLPFKGLKVAICLHLEAKTAYLAKVIQAGGAEVTITHSNPLSTQDDVCAALVEDGVTVYAKYNPEPAEFKALQLRALEVKPDLIIDDGGDFATIIASERPDLASTIRGGAEETTTGIIRLKALAKEGQLKFPMVAVNDAYCKYLFDNRYGTGQSAFDGIIRTTNLVVAGKNVVVAGYGWCGKGVAMRAKGLGANVIVTEIDPIKAVEAHMDGFRVMTMVEAAKIGDFFIAVTGNKDVITGEHYDVMKDGAVLSNAGHFDVEVNKPELAKRSESIRTVRRNIEEYRFKDGRKMYLLAEGRLVNLGAADGHPAEIMDTTFALQALGLRYVSENYETLGKNVVNVPLEIDQQVASYKLESLDITIDSLSAEQEKYLDSWKF; encoded by the coding sequence GTGACCACATCTGCACTGCAGAACAGTATCGTTCAAGATATGGGTCTTGCTTCAGAAGGACATTTGAAAATTGATTGGGTCGAGGCGCATATGCCGGTGTTGAACCGAATTCGACGTCAATTTGAACAGGATCTGCCTTTTAAAGGTCTGAAAGTGGCAATTTGCCTCCATCTGGAAGCAAAAACAGCCTATCTGGCAAAAGTGATTCAGGCTGGCGGAGCTGAAGTGACCATTACGCACAGCAATCCGCTGTCCACTCAAGACGATGTATGTGCTGCTTTGGTAGAAGACGGCGTTACCGTTTATGCGAAATATAATCCCGAACCAGCTGAATTTAAAGCTCTTCAGCTTCGTGCTCTGGAAGTGAAACCGGATCTCATCATCGATGACGGTGGGGATTTTGCAACCATTATTGCTTCCGAGCGTCCTGACCTTGCGTCCACCATTCGCGGAGGCGCAGAAGAAACGACAACAGGCATCATTCGGTTGAAAGCTTTGGCGAAAGAAGGACAGCTGAAATTTCCGATGGTTGCGGTCAATGACGCATATTGCAAATACCTGTTTGATAATCGTTACGGCACAGGGCAGTCTGCCTTCGACGGTATCATTCGGACAACAAATCTGGTAGTAGCAGGTAAAAATGTTGTCGTAGCCGGGTATGGCTGGTGCGGTAAAGGCGTGGCTATGCGTGCGAAAGGTTTGGGCGCCAACGTTATTGTAACTGAAATCGATCCGATCAAAGCGGTGGAAGCTCATATGGATGGTTTCCGCGTGATGACGATGGTCGAAGCCGCAAAGATTGGGGACTTCTTTATCGCGGTGACAGGTAACAAGGATGTTATTACTGGAGAGCATTACGATGTTATGAAGGACGGAGCTGTTTTGAGTAACGCAGGTCACTTTGATGTTGAGGTTAACAAACCGGAACTCGCGAAACGCTCTGAGTCTATTCGTACGGTTCGTCGTAATATTGAGGAATATCGTTTCAAAGATGGTCGTAAAATGTATCTTCTCGCAGAGGGTCGTTTGGTAAATCTGGGAGCTGCGGATGGGCACCCGGCCGAAATTATGGACACTACATTTGCACTTCAAGCCCTTGGTCTGCGTTATGTTAGTGAAAACTATGAAACCCTTGGGAAAAACGTAGTTAACGTTCCATTAGAGATTGACCAGCAGGTGGCAAGTTACAAGCTGGAAAGCCTGGATATCACGATTGATTCATTGTCTGCTGAACAGGAGAAGTACCTGGACAGCTGGAAATTCTAA
- a CDS encoding 2-dehydropantoate 2-reductase — MMIDVVGAGSLGLLFGGKLQAAGERVRFWTRTSEQAKQLKQEGFVITDKGRDIHISSESIQAQPASELAAAWNSKPGDWILLALKQTHIDGFIEQTRNLKGMQSLKIACFQNGLGHLEKLRAALPHSLLCSAITTEGAKRIRAQVYRAGSGETRLGLSGALAAAAGNEQSIFTLAEALLQAGFDCTVSNEIDKLVYRKLLINAVINPLTAVWRIPNGELLHKMERVSIMRQLYDETLTVYSAMGVQLEGDLWEQIKGICHDTSSNTSSMLADVLHKRKTEVESINGSIIRMAKQFNLNVPAHEMLLHLIQGM; from the coding sequence ATGATGATAGACGTTGTTGGAGCAGGCTCGTTAGGGCTGCTGTTTGGAGGTAAACTGCAAGCCGCTGGTGAACGTGTTCGATTCTGGACTAGAACATCCGAACAGGCGAAGCAGCTTAAGCAGGAAGGGTTTGTAATTACAGATAAGGGGAGAGATATACATATTAGTTCGGAAAGCATTCAGGCGCAGCCTGCATCGGAACTGGCGGCTGCTTGGAACAGCAAGCCCGGGGACTGGATACTGCTTGCTTTGAAGCAAACTCATATTGACGGTTTTATTGAACAGACCCGAAATTTAAAAGGTATGCAGTCGTTAAAAATAGCTTGTTTTCAAAATGGCTTGGGGCATCTGGAGAAGCTGCGAGCCGCGCTGCCGCATTCTCTCCTGTGCAGCGCAATAACAACAGAGGGAGCAAAACGTATCCGTGCTCAAGTGTATCGTGCGGGTTCGGGTGAAACGCGTTTGGGTCTGAGCGGAGCTTTGGCAGCAGCAGCTGGAAACGAACAATCCATATTTACTTTAGCTGAGGCACTGCTGCAGGCAGGATTTGACTGTACAGTGTCGAATGAAATCGATAAGCTGGTATACAGAAAACTGCTGATTAATGCGGTCATTAACCCTCTTACAGCAGTGTGGAGAATACCCAATGGTGAATTGCTTCACAAGATGGAACGAGTCAGCATCATGCGTCAGCTGTATGACGAGACGTTAACGGTATACAGCGCCATGGGCGTGCAGCTGGAAGGGGACTTGTGGGAACAGATCAAGGGAATCTGTCATGATACGTCATCCAATACCTCATCCATGCTTGCAGATGTGCTGCATAAACGCAAGACAGAGGTTGAATCAATTAATGGATCGATCATAAGAATGGCGAAGCAGTTCAATCTGAATGTACCTGCACATGAAATGCTTCTTCATCTCATTCAAGGAATGTAA
- a CDS encoding ABC transporter ATP-binding protein produces the protein MEPILTVKDLSVSFSTRSGEFDAVKNVSFEIGKGETLGIVGESGSGKSVTAQTIMKLIPSPPSKVKSGDITFHGQDLLNKTDKQMESIRGKDIGMIFQDPMTSLNPTIKIGKQITEVLRKHQNMSKQAANKAALEMLELVGIKNAAIRMNHYPHQFSGGMRQRAMIAIALACRPSLLIADEPTTALDVTIQAQILDVMKDMQKKLGTSIMLITHDLGVVAGMCDRVVVMKEGEVVETGTTAEIFSNPQHPYTIKLLNALPRLDEPKKEKPAPAGIVKGSNKPLVQVKNLKQYFNLGKGNILKAVNDVSFDIFEGETLGVVGESGCGKSTTGRTILRLYEPTGGSVNFNGTDIYKLSPRKMKEMRKDMQMIFQDPYASLNPRFNVMDIIGESLDIHGLAASTKERKRRVEELLDLVGLNPSHALRYPHEFSGGQRQRIGIARALAVDPKFIICDEPLSALDVSIQAQVVKLLEELQQRLGLTYLFIAHDLSMVKHISDRVAVMYMGKVVELAESEELYSNPVHPYTKTLLSAIPVPDPEVEANKRRILLPEEQSGPIQNAAGGPVNDPYNLENAQLIEISKGHWVAEPYV, from the coding sequence ATGGAGCCGATTTTAACAGTCAAAGACTTAAGCGTATCGTTTTCGACGCGCTCTGGTGAATTTGATGCCGTTAAAAATGTGAGTTTTGAAATTGGCAAAGGAGAAACGCTGGGGATCGTAGGTGAATCGGGTAGTGGTAAGAGTGTTACCGCCCAAACCATCATGAAATTGATTCCCTCCCCGCCTTCGAAGGTTAAGAGCGGAGATATTACGTTTCACGGGCAGGACCTGCTGAACAAAACAGATAAACAAATGGAATCTATTCGTGGTAAAGATATCGGGATGATCTTCCAAGATCCGATGACTTCCCTGAACCCTACGATTAAAATTGGTAAACAGATTACAGAAGTGCTGCGTAAACACCAAAATATGTCCAAGCAGGCAGCGAACAAAGCTGCACTTGAGATGTTGGAACTGGTAGGCATTAAAAATGCAGCCATTCGTATGAATCATTACCCGCACCAGTTTTCCGGTGGTATGCGTCAGCGTGCGATGATTGCGATTGCACTTGCTTGTCGTCCGTCTTTGCTGATTGCGGATGAGCCGACAACGGCACTCGACGTTACCATTCAGGCTCAAATTCTGGATGTTATGAAAGACATGCAGAAAAAGCTTGGCACATCGATCATGCTGATTACGCATGACCTTGGTGTCGTAGCAGGAATGTGCGACCGCGTAGTTGTAATGAAGGAAGGCGAAGTTGTTGAAACAGGAACGACGGCTGAAATCTTCAGCAACCCGCAGCATCCGTATACAATCAAATTGCTGAACGCTCTCCCGCGTCTGGACGAGCCGAAAAAGGAAAAGCCAGCTCCGGCAGGTATTGTTAAGGGCAGCAATAAACCTTTGGTTCAAGTGAAAAACTTGAAGCAGTACTTTAACCTTGGCAAAGGTAATATCCTCAAAGCTGTAAATGACGTAAGCTTTGACATCTTTGAAGGAGAAACCCTTGGCGTCGTAGGTGAGTCGGGCTGTGGTAAATCGACAACCGGTCGCACCATTTTGCGCCTTTATGAGCCAACGGGTGGAAGTGTTAACTTCAATGGTACAGATATCTACAAGCTGTCTCCGCGCAAGATGAAAGAAATGCGTAAAGACATGCAGATGATTTTCCAAGATCCATATGCCTCACTCAATCCGCGTTTTAACGTAATGGATATTATCGGGGAGTCTCTGGATATCCACGGGCTGGCAGCAAGCACCAAAGAGCGTAAAAGACGGGTAGAAGAGCTGCTGGACCTAGTAGGCTTGAACCCAAGTCATGCGCTGCGTTATCCGCATGAATTCTCTGGCGGACAAAGACAGCGGATCGGAATTGCGCGTGCACTCGCGGTTGATCCGAAGTTCATCATCTGTGATGAGCCGCTTTCTGCACTTGACGTTTCCATTCAAGCTCAAGTTGTTAAACTGCTGGAAGAGCTGCAGCAGCGCCTTGGCTTGACATATCTCTTTATCGCGCATGACTTGTCCATGGTTAAACATATCAGTGACCGTGTAGCGGTTATGTATATGGGTAAAGTGGTAGAACTGGCTGAAAGTGAAGAATTGTACTCCAATCCGGTTCATCCGTATACCAAAACATTGCTTTCTGCTATTCCTGTCCCAGACCCGGAAGTGGAAGCAAATAAACGCCGTATTTTGCTGCCAGAAGAACAATCTGGTCCAATTCAAAATGCAGCGGGCGGTCCTGTGAACGATCCTTACAATCTGGAAAACGCTCAATTGATTGAGATTTCCAAAGGCCACTGGGTTGCGGAACCTTACGTATAA
- a CDS encoding DUF3397 domain-containing protein produces MEFFIVLSILPFFPFCLVYWGMVVGKKEKSAALRTAMDVTTFFLIFSVSALFNLTFDSNFGFYLTLILILIALGFIGGAQNRLKGKVNGGRMFRAVWRMSFVIMSFGYILFTLFGLFRYIMNQM; encoded by the coding sequence ATGGAATTTTTCATCGTATTGAGTATTCTGCCCTTTTTTCCATTTTGTCTTGTCTATTGGGGCATGGTGGTAGGGAAGAAAGAGAAATCAGCTGCACTGCGAACCGCGATGGACGTTACCACATTTTTTCTGATCTTCTCAGTGTCAGCGTTATTCAACTTAACATTTGATTCGAATTTTGGTTTTTATCTGACATTAATACTCATACTAATAGCGCTAGGATTTATAGGAGGTGCGCAAAATCGACTAAAAGGAAAGGTTAATGGGGGTAGAATGTTCCGGGCCGTATGGCGCATGTCATTCGTTATTATGAGCTTTGGATATATTTTGTTTACTTTATTTGGATTATTTAGATACATTATGAATCAAATGTGA
- a CDS encoding DUF2626 domain-containing protein, protein MARMFRVLGFFTLAIGLMAFAGDLVEMALLFFLQTAFFVLLGYLKFTERTYVLLFWGYMIVTFTGFSYWTVFEMGLPL, encoded by the coding sequence GTGGCACGCATGTTTCGGGTACTCGGGTTCTTCACGCTTGCGATTGGCCTGATGGCTTTTGCGGGAGATTTGGTCGAAATGGCCTTACTTTTCTTCCTGCAGACTGCGTTTTTTGTCCTACTGGGATACTTGAAGTTTACGGAACGCACATATGTATTGCTCTTCTGGGGTTATATGATTGTGACGTTCACAGGGTTCAGCTACTGGACTGTATTCGAAATGGGACTGCCGCTCTAA
- a CDS encoding ABC transporter permease, whose amino-acid sequence MLKYVLKKLLFMLLSLFILASMTFFLMKAIPGDPFTSEKRVSPEIRALLEEKYGLDKPMYVQYFKYIGDIVQGDFGVSMNYLNQGVTDMIVKTFTASLKIGIFAIIISIIVGVLLGLLAAVYHRKLIDDVTMVLAVIGIAVPSFLLASLLQYVFAFKLGWFNVMGFDGPLDYVLPVAALSASPIAFIARLTRSSMLEVLHADYIKTAKAKGLKWPAIMFKHVVRNGILPVVTYVGPMTANVITGSVVIEQIFNIGGIGKVFVESITNRDYTMIMGITIFYGILLMLARFLTDIAYVLIDPRIKLESRKGA is encoded by the coding sequence TTGTTAAAGTACGTTTTGAAAAAACTGCTATTTATGCTGCTATCGCTTTTCATACTCGCATCGATGACCTTCTTCTTGATGAAGGCCATTCCTGGTGACCCTTTTACATCGGAGAAGAGAGTATCACCTGAAATCCGGGCTCTACTCGAAGAAAAATACGGTCTGGACAAACCGATGTATGTGCAATATTTCAAATACATTGGCGATATTGTACAAGGTGACTTCGGAGTTTCGATGAACTATCTCAACCAAGGTGTCACAGACATGATTGTGAAAACATTTACGGCTTCCCTGAAGATTGGTATTTTTGCAATCATTATCTCCATTATTGTGGGGGTACTGCTGGGACTGCTTGCTGCGGTATACCATCGAAAACTGATCGATGATGTCACGATGGTGCTTGCTGTCATCGGGATCGCCGTACCAAGTTTCTTGCTGGCTTCCTTATTACAGTATGTGTTTGCGTTCAAACTCGGGTGGTTTAACGTTATGGGCTTTGATGGACCACTTGACTATGTGCTTCCTGTTGCGGCTCTATCCGCATCACCGATTGCCTTTATCGCACGTCTAACGCGTTCAAGCATGCTGGAAGTTTTACATGCAGACTATATCAAAACGGCGAAAGCTAAAGGTTTGAAATGGCCTGCCATCATGTTTAAGCACGTTGTACGGAACGGTATTTTGCCGGTTGTCACGTATGTGGGTCCAATGACCGCCAATGTCATTACGGGTTCAGTCGTTATTGAACAGATCTTTAACATCGGTGGTATTGGTAAAGTGTTTGTCGAAAGTATCACGAACCGTGACTACACAATGATTATGGGGATTACGATTTTCTACGGTATTCTCTTGATGTTGGCACGTTTCCTTACAGATATCGCTTACGTATTGATTGATCCTAGAATTAAGCTGGAAAGCCGGAAGGGGGCATAA